The following DNA comes from Amycolatopsis albispora.
TGGAGATCAGTTCCCTGGTCCGGCAAAACCGCGGGTCCGCTCCCACGCGGCGGCCGGCCGGGCATGATGAACCCCATGGCGCGCAAGGTGATCGACCTCCGTTCCCAGTTCGCGGCCACACCGGCGCAGCTGTACGCGGTGCTCCGCGACGGTGCCCGGTGGCCGGAACTGACCCCGCTCGGCTCGTTCGAACTGCACCGGCCGGGGGAGACCGAGCCCGAGGGCGTGGGCGCGGTCCGGGTGTTCCGGACCCCGCCGTTCGCCAGCTACGAGCAGATCGTCGAGTTGGAGCCCAACCGCCGCTTCAGCTACACACTGCTACGAGGCTTCCCGCTGCGGGACTATCGGGTGGACGCCGTGCTGACCCCGGTCGGCGGGGGCACCGAGCTGCACTGGCACTGCGAATTCAGCCCGAAGATCCCCGGTACCGGCTGGTTCTACCGCTGGTTCTTCGGCTACTTCCACGCCAAGGCGGTCGCCGGACTGGGCGCCGGGGCGACCGCATAGAGTAACCGCATGCCGACCGCGGAACGCCGTACCCAGGAGGAGCGCAGCGCCGCCATGCGCCGGCGCCTGCTCGACGCGACCGTCGACTGCCTGGTCGAGCACGGGTACGCCGGCACCACGACCACCAGGGTGGCCGAGCGCGCCGGGGTCACCCGTGGCGCGCAGGTGCACCACTTCCCGACCAAGGCCGACCTGGTCACCTCGGCCATCCGCCACCTCGCCGCCAAGCGCACCGAAGTGGCGATGGCCGAGATCGACCGGCTGAAGGCGTCGGCCGACCCGGTCGGCGACGCGCTGCAGCTGATGTGGGAAATGCACCAGGGGCCGGTGTTCTCGGCCACCGTCGAGCTGTGGGTGGCTTCGCGCACCGACCCCGACCTGCGGCGGCAGATGTCCGCGGTGGAGCCGATCGCGACGTCGAGCCTGGTCGAGTTCGGCAAGGCGCTGCTGCCGGACTACGCCGGGCACCCCGAGTTCCTGCCCGCGGTCTACACCGCGATGGACACCGTGCGCGGGATCCTGATCGCCAGCTGGGCGACGCGCGACCAGGCCGAGCTGGACGCGCGCTGGGCCCGCGCCCGGCGCCACCTGCGGGTGCTCTACTCGGCGCTGCTCGAAGCGGCCTGAGCTTCCACCCACTCCCGCAGGGTCACCGGCTCGCGGCCGAGCAGCTTGGCCAGGTCGGGCGCGGCCAGCGCCAGGTCACCGCGGGTGATGCCGCGGTTCGAGTCGACCAGCACGCCGACCACGTGCGCCGGCAGGCCCGCCTCGGTGAGCTGCGCTTCGGCCTGTTCGTCGGTGAGCGCGGTGAAGGTGATCTCGCGGCCGGTGGCCTCGCTCAGCGCTGTCGCCCAGTCCGCGTAGGAGTAGGTGACCGGGGCGCCCAGCTCGTAGACGGTGTTCTCGTGGCCCTCGGTGGTCAGCGCGACGGCGGCCGCTTCGGCGTACTCGGCGCGGGTGACCGGGGCGGTCCGGCCGTCGCGGGCCGAGCTGGCGACGGTGCCGGTGGCCAGCGCGGCGGCGATGGTGCCGAGGTCGTTCTCCAGGTACCAGTTGTTGCGCAGGATGGTGTAGGTCAGGCCGCTGGCCTTGAGCAGTTCCTCGGTCGGGGCGTGCGTGCGGGCGAGCAGCATGCTGCTGGTGTCGGCCTTGGTCAGCGAGGTGTAGAAGACGTGCCCCACGCCCGCGCGCTTGGCTGCCTCGATGGCGTTGCGGTGCTGGGTGAGGCGGTGGTCGGAGGCGTCGCCGGTGGAGATGATCAGCAGCTTGTCCGCACCCGCGAAGGCCGTGTCGAGGGTTTCCGGCTGGTCGAAGTCACCCCGGCGGACCTCGACGCCCAGATCCTGGGCTTTGGCCGGTTCCCGCACGCTGGCGACGATGTCGCTGGTGTTGGCCCGCTTGCGCAGGTGCTCGACCACCAGCCGGCCCAGCTGCCCGTTCGCCCCGGTCACCACGATCGTCATGGTTGTGCTCCCTAATGCTGTGTTTTGGCTGTTCGCCGGGGTCAACGGGGCTTCGGCGCAGTTGATTCCGTTCGGAGAGTAATGACTTTGAAGTCTGTAACTCTCTGTGGGAGAGTATTGACATGACCGCGTTTGCGCCCGACCCGTACGACCGCGACTGCCCGACACGGCAGCTGCTCGACCGCATCGGCGACCAGTGGACGGTGCTGATCGTCGGCACCCTCGGCGACGGGCCGCTGCGGTTCACCGAGATCGGGAAGCGGGTGGCGGGGATCTCGCAGAAGATGCTCACCCAGACGCTGCGCGCCCTGGTCCGAGACGGAATCCTCGAACGGCGCATGTACCCGGAGATCCCGCCGCGCGTGGAGTACGAACTCACCGACCTGGGACGGGACCTGGCGGAGCCGCTCGGGGTGCTGACGGAATGGGCCACGCAGCACATGGACCGGGTGGCACGGGCACGAGAGGAATACGACCGGGCCGCCTCGGGCCGTTGAGATGCGCGGACCGTTGACCTACGAGACGGACGGCAGGCCGCCCTCGGAAGCCGGAAGTGGGGCGGCAGGCACCGGGCACGCGAGGTCGGGCGCCTGGTCGCCCAGGCTGCAGGGTCGGCGGGATGCTCAGAACAAGGGTTGAGCCCGACCGGCCCCGGAATGCGGGAAGGGGCGGCGTGGCCGCCGGGAATGCGGAGTGCGGCTGCAGATCGTCCAGGAATTGGGGGTGCTGGAACGCGGGGGGCGTGCGAATCACCATCGGCGGGATGGACACGAATGTGGCTTTCGGGGCGAAAAGTGCCCCCAAAGCCACATTGAGGTTTTCTCAGTAGCGGGTGTTGAGGGTGGTGGGAACGAGGACGGAGAGCCTTGCTAGGACTGGATTTGCGAAGATCAAGTCCGACCGCGAAGGCTCTCCGTGACCACCTATCGTGCCACGCTCGATGTCGACCGCCCGATCGGCCAGTACCTCGCCCAGCTGCTGGCCGACGAACGCGCCCGCCGCGGCACCCGCACCGGCCGCCGGGCACTAACGGTCTGGGGCCACGCCGTGCTGGTCCTGCGCTGGCTCCGCGACGCCACCCGGGTGAAAAACCTCGCCACCGACAACCACATCGGCCTGGCCACCGCCTACCGCTACCTGCACGAAGGCCTCACCGCACTGGCCGACCAAGCCCCCGAGTTGCCCGACGTGCTGGCCCAGCGCCTGGCCGCCGGGGACACCCACCTCATCCTCGATGGCACCCTGGTCCGCACCACCCGCGTCGCCGGCACCGTCGGTAAAACCCGCGGCCGGACCGCCGGTAGCCGGGTGCATCGCTGGTACTCCGGCAAACACCGCGCCTTCGGCGCCAACATCCAGTTCCTGGCCACCGCCGACGGATTCCCCCTGTGGTGCTCCGAGCAGCTACCCGGCACCGTCAACGACCTCACCGCCGCCCGCACCCACGGCATCATCGGCCCACTCTGCGCCGCCGCCGCACACGGCCTGACCATCCTGGCCGACAAGGCCTACCACGCCGCCGGGATCGGTATCCGCACCCCGTTCAAAGGCGCCCCCGGCAACCACCCCCTGCACGGACGGCCGCTGCACATCGACCAGCACAGCCACAACACGCTCCACAACGGCCTGCGGGCCCGCGGTGAACGCGCCGCCGCCCTGCTCAAAACCCGCTGGAGAGCCCTCCAGCGGGTCACTCTCAGCCCCAGCCACATCGGCACCATCATCAAAGCGGCCCTGGTACTCACCCAACTCGAGCACCAAGACCGCTACTGAGAAAACCTCATTCGTGTTCGCGGTAAGGGCGTCGCCTAGGTGAGGCCTGCTTCGTGGGCTAGTAGGCCTGCTTGGGTGCGGTTCGAGCAGTCCAGCTTCACCAGCATGCGCGAGACGTAGCTCTTCACCGTCGCCTCGGAGAGGTGGAGTTGGTTGGCGATGTCCGCATTGGACAGTCCGGAACCCAGGCAGGTCAGCACCTGCACCTCCCGCTCGGACAGCCCCGAAATCCGGTCCCGCGCGCGTTCGGTGCGGTGGTGCTCCCCGGCGGACGCGGCCACCAGGCGACGCGCCGCCTCCGGGGAGAGCACGGTGTGCCCGTCGGCCGCCACCCGGACCAGGCCGATCAGGTCCTCCGGCGGCGTCGACTTCACCAGGAAGCCTGCCGCGCCGGCGCGTAGGGCGCGGATGACGTAGCTGTCCGCGTCGAAGGTGGTCAGCGCCACCACGGCGGGCGGATCGGGCAGCTTCCCGATGCGCTCGATCGCGGTCAGCCCATCGACGCCCGGCATGCGCAGGTCCATCAGCACCACCCGCGGCCGGTGCCGGACCACCGCCTCCACGGCCTCCGCACCGTCGCCCGCCGAACCGGCGACCTCGATGTCGGCGGCCGAGGACAGGATGGTGGTCAGGTGCGCGCACACCATTGGCTCGTCATCAACGACGACTACCCGGATCATCCCGTGCACCCTCTGCCGTGGGAACGTACGCGGGCAGTATCGCACCGAGTTCGAACCCGCCGCCCGGCACCGGCCGCGCCCGCAGCGACCCGCCGAGCAGGTCCACCCGTTGCCGCAACCCGGCCAGCCCGGCCCCGGAACCGCTCCCGGCCAGCACCGGGTCCGGCCGCGCCGAAGCGGGGCCGTTCCGCACCCTGATCCGGATCCCGTCCTCCCGGTAGCGGACCTCGGTGTCCACAACGGACCCCGGCGCGTGCTTGCGCACGTTGGTCAGCCCCTCCTGCACGATCCGGTGCGCGGTGCGCGAAATGGTCGGCGACAGCAGGCCGGGGTCGCCGTCCAGCTCGAGCCGGACCTTGACCCCCACCGCTTCCGACTCGGCGGCCAGTGCCCGCAACGCGTCCATCCCGGCCGCCGCGTCCACCCGTTCCGCCACCTTGCCGTCCGCTCTGTCCATTTCGGACTGATTGGTGCGCAGCACGCCGACCAGGTCCCGCAGTTCGTCGAGGGCCTTGGTGCCCGCGGTGCGGATCTCCTCGGCCGCCGCGCGCACCGACTCATCCGGCGAGCTGACCCCGAGCGCCCCGGCGTGCAGCACCATCAGGCTCAGCTGGTGGGTCACCACGTCGTGCATCTCGGCGGCCAGCCGCCGCCGTTCCTGCGCTCGCGCCTGCTCGGCGAGCAGCGTCTGCTCGCGTTCCGCGCGTTCGGCCCGGTCCCGCAGCGACCGCAGCAGCTCCTTGCGCGCGTCCACATACATGATCAGCAGCGCCGGGAGCACCGTGCTGACCAGGCCGAACGGCGTGACGTCCCAGCTGGGCGTCCAGACCCGCGTCGCCACCACCGCCAGCACCGCGACCAGCGTCAGCGCCACCCGCCGGTCCAGCAGGCGGATCATCGCCACGATCAGCACCGGCGTGACCGTGGGCACGGTGGCCAGCGTCAGCGGATCGAGCGGGGACAGCAGGCCGGGTGAGAACAGGTCCCCGGCCAGCATCGTCAGCGCCCCGGCCACGCAGAGACCGGACACCGTGCGCGGGAACCGCCACACCGCCACCAGCGACACGTCCAGCACCAGCTGGAGCACCAGCCACGCCTGCGGACCGGCCCAGCCGCTGGTCCGCTGACCAAGTAAGTACAGCGCGACATCCAGCCCGGACAGGGCCAGGGCGGTGGCGGTCAGCGCGACGAGGTCGGCTTTGGACATTGGGCGCACCAGCTCACGGTAGCGAGTGGTGGGGCGGGGCGCCTCATCCTTTCGGACCCGGATCGTGCAACGAAAGTTGCGCCGATCGGCTACCAAATGAGGATTCGCCGCGACCCCGCCGTGCGGTGTGCTGAGCGGGTGAGGAAACCCAACGAGTCTGCTGTGGACAGTCGCCGGACGGCATGGCCGCCGGTGCTGGCGGTTGCCGCGCTGACCGCGGGCGTCCTGTTCTACAGCAGCGCGCACTACGGCCACGGCTTCGACGAGCTGTACTTCGTCGTCGCCGGGCG
Coding sequences within:
- a CDS encoding SDR family oxidoreductase, with amino-acid sequence MTIVVTGANGQLGRLVVEHLRKRANTSDIVASVREPAKAQDLGVEVRRGDFDQPETLDTAFAGADKLLIISTGDASDHRLTQHRNAIEAAKRAGVGHVFYTSLTKADTSSMLLARTHAPTEELLKASGLTYTILRNNWYLENDLGTIAAALATGTVASSARDGRTAPVTRAEYAEAAAVALTTEGHENTVYELGAPVTYSYADWATALSEATGREITFTALTDEQAEAQLTEAGLPAHVVGVLVDSNRGITRGDLALAAPDLAKLLGREPVTLREWVEAQAASSSAE
- a CDS encoding TetR/AcrR family transcriptional regulator produces the protein MRRRLLDATVDCLVEHGYAGTTTTRVAERAGVTRGAQVHHFPTKADLVTSAIRHLAAKRTEVAMAEIDRLKASADPVGDALQLMWEMHQGPVFSATVELWVASRTDPDLRRQMSAVEPIATSSLVEFGKALLPDYAGHPEFLPAVYTAMDTVRGILIASWATRDQAELDARWARARRHLRVLYSALLEAA
- a CDS encoding sensor histidine kinase gives rise to the protein MSKADLVALTATALALSGLDVALYLLGQRTSGWAGPQAWLVLQLVLDVSLVAVWRFPRTVSGLCVAGALTMLAGDLFSPGLLSPLDPLTLATVPTVTPVLIVAMIRLLDRRVALTLVAVLAVVATRVWTPSWDVTPFGLVSTVLPALLIMYVDARKELLRSLRDRAERAEREQTLLAEQARAQERRRLAAEMHDVVTHQLSLMVLHAGALGVSSPDESVRAAAEEIRTAGTKALDELRDLVGVLRTNQSEMDRADGKVAERVDAAAGMDALRALAAESEAVGVKVRLELDGDPGLLSPTISRTAHRIVQEGLTNVRKHAPGSVVDTEVRYREDGIRIRVRNGPASARPDPVLAGSGSGAGLAGLRQRVDLLGGSLRARPVPGGGFELGAILPAYVPTAEGARDDPGSRR
- a CDS encoding winged helix-turn-helix transcriptional regulator, which gives rise to MTAFAPDPYDRDCPTRQLLDRIGDQWTVLIVGTLGDGPLRFTEIGKRVAGISQKMLTQTLRALVRDGILERRMYPEIPPRVEYELTDLGRDLAEPLGVLTEWATQHMDRVARAREEYDRAASGR
- a CDS encoding response regulator, with the protein product MIRVVVVDDEPMVCAHLTTILSSAADIEVAGSAGDGAEAVEAVVRHRPRVVLMDLRMPGVDGLTAIERIGKLPDPPAVVALTTFDADSYVIRALRAGAAGFLVKSTPPEDLIGLVRVAADGHTVLSPEAARRLVAASAGEHHRTERARDRISGLSEREVQVLTCLGSGLSNADIANQLHLSEATVKSYVSRMLVKLDCSNRTQAGLLAHEAGLT
- a CDS encoding transposase family protein; protein product: MTTYRATLDVDRPIGQYLAQLLADERARRGTRTGRRALTVWGHAVLVLRWLRDATRVKNLATDNHIGLATAYRYLHEGLTALADQAPELPDVLAQRLAAGDTHLILDGTLVRTTRVAGTVGKTRGRTAGSRVHRWYSGKHRAFGANIQFLATADGFPLWCSEQLPGTVNDLTAARTHGIIGPLCAAAAHGLTILADKAYHAAGIGIRTPFKGAPGNHPLHGRPLHIDQHSHNTLHNGLRARGERAAALLKTRWRALQRVTLSPSHIGTIIKAALVLTQLEHQDRY
- a CDS encoding SRPBCC family protein, encoding MARKVIDLRSQFAATPAQLYAVLRDGARWPELTPLGSFELHRPGETEPEGVGAVRVFRTPPFASYEQIVELEPNRRFSYTLLRGFPLRDYRVDAVLTPVGGGTELHWHCEFSPKIPGTGWFYRWFFGYFHAKAVAGLGAGATA